A section of the Ruania halotolerans genome encodes:
- a CDS encoding phage holin family protein: MSFLIKVLINGVALWLTSLWVSGVDFRTDDTPLNTVIVVAAVALLFTIVNAIVKPLVKLVSILFYVLTLGLFFLVVNALMLLLTSWLTGFTDYGLTVDGFWTAVLAGLIITIIAVILTLVLPDGRKKERSRR, encoded by the coding sequence ATGAGCTTTCTCATCAAGGTCCTCATCAACGGCGTCGCCCTCTGGCTGACCTCACTGTGGGTGAGCGGCGTCGACTTCCGGACCGATGACACCCCCCTGAACACCGTGATCGTGGTGGCCGCCGTCGCGCTGCTGTTCACGATCGTCAACGCGATCGTGAAGCCGCTGGTGAAGCTGGTCTCGATCCTGTTCTACGTTCTCACCCTGGGCCTGTTCTTCCTGGTGGTGAACGCGCTGATGCTGCTGCTCACCAGTTGGCTCACCGGATTCACGGACTACGGGCTCACCGTGGACGGCTTCTGGACGGCGGTGCTCGCCGGACTGATCATCACGATCATCGCGGTGATTCTGACCCTGGTTCTGCCCGATGGGCGGAAGAAGGAGCGCTCGCGCCGCTGA
- a CDS encoding helix-turn-helix domain-containing protein yields the protein MDARDDLVARAHLKDATGFSPPVHRGEPSANLRGLIRRHWTPVWDLPPGEETVQRILRYPVCLVTIAPADARFHGPERGLSTKTLSGSGWTAGLMLQPAAGYLLSGASVQALCERSLPLTELRRFEETIPAVRELMAPDPADPERIARTRRLLEEAIADLEVDEEGILVNAMVERIENDSAITRVAQVCTEFAVAERTLQRMFARRVGLSPRWVISRRRLWDAVASLRSGERGNLARIAADLGYTDQAHFTRDFRAVLGMTPGRFLAENVSGASAPSSAHRAEPGSESPR from the coding sequence ATGGATGCGCGGGACGATCTGGTGGCTCGGGCTCACCTCAAGGACGCCACGGGGTTCTCCCCGCCCGTTCATCGTGGTGAGCCATCGGCAAACCTGCGCGGGCTGATCCGGCGGCACTGGACCCCCGTCTGGGACCTTCCCCCGGGAGAGGAGACCGTGCAGCGGATCTTGCGCTACCCGGTCTGCTTGGTCACGATCGCACCAGCTGACGCCCGCTTCCACGGCCCAGAGCGGGGGCTGAGCACCAAGACCCTGAGCGGGAGTGGGTGGACGGCCGGATTGATGCTGCAACCGGCCGCGGGCTATCTCCTCTCCGGCGCCTCCGTGCAAGCCCTGTGCGAGCGGAGTCTCCCCCTGACCGAGTTGCGCCGATTCGAGGAGACGATTCCCGCCGTCCGGGAGCTGATGGCTCCGGACCCGGCGGATCCGGAGCGCATCGCTCGCACGCGCCGCCTCCTGGAGGAGGCCATCGCAGACTTGGAGGTGGACGAGGAGGGCATCCTGGTCAACGCCATGGTGGAGCGGATCGAGAATGACTCAGCCATCACGCGTGTGGCCCAGGTGTGCACGGAGTTCGCGGTCGCCGAACGCACCCTGCAGCGGATGTTCGCCCGGCGGGTGGGGCTCTCTCCTCGCTGGGTGATCAGCAGACGCCGACTCTGGGATGCGGTGGCGTCACTGCGCTCCGGGGAACGCGGCAACCTGGCACGCATCGCGGCCGATCTCGGTTACACCGATCAGGCCCACTTCACGCGGGACTTCCGCGCCGTGCTCGGGATGACGCCGGGCCGGTTTCTTGCGGAGAACGTCAGCGGCGCGAGCGCTCCTTCTTCCGCCCATCGGGCAGAACCAGGGTCAGAATCACCGCGATGA
- a CDS encoding maleylpyruvate isomerase family mycothiol-dependent enzyme: MTTPETTPAHDISTDPQTEPAAVAPFSTHLPAFTRVVESTTNWDAPSPCEGWSAADVLDHVIDSQRDFLAERVGPVGERPTGSPVLRWQEHHDRVAALVTEAARATTFEGYLGPTSVAEALDLFYSMDLLVHRWDIARADGRAEAFTDAELDQIEAAARVGGAALRMEGICKAPVPIAQEAPRQHQVLAFLGRDPR; this comes from the coding sequence ATGACCACTCCGGAGACCACCCCCGCCCACGACATCTCAACAGACCCGCAGACGGAGCCGGCCGCCGTCGCCCCGTTCAGTACGCACCTGCCCGCCTTCACCCGCGTGGTGGAGTCGACTACGAACTGGGACGCCCCGAGCCCATGCGAGGGCTGGTCTGCGGCCGATGTGCTGGACCACGTGATCGACAGCCAGCGCGATTTCCTCGCTGAACGTGTCGGGCCCGTCGGCGAGCGCCCGACGGGGAGTCCGGTGCTGCGCTGGCAGGAGCACCATGACCGAGTCGCCGCGCTCGTGACTGAGGCCGCACGGGCCACCACCTTCGAGGGGTACCTGGGCCCGACATCCGTGGCTGAGGCGCTCGACCTGTTCTACAGCATGGATCTGCTCGTCCACCGGTGGGACATCGCCCGGGCGGACGGCCGGGCCGAGGCTTTCACCGACGCCGAGCTGGACCAGATCGAGGCCGCAGCACGCGTTGGCGGAGCCGCGCTACGCATGGAGGGGATCTGCAAGGCCCCGGTGCCGATTGCCCAGGAGGCACCGCGGCAGCACCAGGTGCTGGCATTCCTCGGGCGAGACCCGCGCTGA
- a CDS encoding GNAT family N-acetyltransferase translates to MTQAPVLDSLETERLLLRPRRVSEAAVYRHLWTERDPRVPAHRQISPDGRPTIAEVGEQIAGGGEPGLLGVERKGTGDVIGYCGLIGHGSGSPEEPELAYELLRAAHGHGYATEAAQAVVDWAADAGYRRLWAGVRDWNIASRRVLDKLGFRESGAVTRDARHGDSLLTVRDL, encoded by the coding sequence ATGACGCAAGCGCCCGTGCTGGACTCGTTGGAGACTGAGCGCCTCCTCCTCCGGCCCCGCCGCGTGAGTGAGGCAGCCGTCTATCGCCACCTATGGACCGAGCGAGATCCGCGGGTGCCCGCACATCGGCAGATCAGTCCCGACGGCCGGCCGACCATCGCCGAGGTGGGTGAGCAGATCGCCGGTGGAGGTGAGCCGGGCCTGCTGGGGGTCGAGCGCAAGGGCACCGGTGACGTGATCGGCTACTGCGGGCTGATCGGCCATGGGAGTGGCTCACCGGAAGAACCGGAGCTGGCGTACGAACTGCTGCGCGCAGCACACGGCCACGGGTATGCCACGGAGGCGGCTCAGGCTGTGGTGGACTGGGCCGCTGATGCGGGCTACCGGCGGCTGTGGGCGGGAGTGCGCGACTGGAACATCGCCTCGCGACGAGTACTGGACAAGCTCGGTTTCCGCGAGAGCGGCGCCGTGACCCGCGACGCACGCCACGGCGACAGCCTGCTCACCGTACGAGACTTGTGA
- a CDS encoding low molecular weight protein-tyrosine-phosphatase, translating into MTYRISVVCTGNICRSPMGEAVLRDAFEEAGLGNRVEVISAGTGAWHLGDDADHRTHRVLTAHGHELVGHQATQFTAADFADLDLVLALDSGHARELRHLTADEQARAKIRLIRSFDPTTPDGADVADPYYGEHSDFETVYAQVSAAVDGLVAYVRAELEER; encoded by the coding sequence ATGACCTACCGAATCAGCGTGGTGTGCACCGGGAACATCTGCCGCTCCCCGATGGGAGAAGCGGTGCTGCGGGACGCATTCGAGGAGGCCGGCCTCGGCAACCGGGTTGAGGTGATCTCCGCGGGTACGGGCGCCTGGCACCTCGGTGACGATGCCGATCACCGCACCCATCGCGTCCTGACCGCGCACGGGCACGAGCTGGTGGGGCACCAGGCCACCCAGTTCACCGCCGCGGACTTCGCCGATCTTGATCTGGTGCTCGCTCTCGATTCCGGCCACGCGCGGGAGCTGCGGCACCTGACCGCCGATGAGCAGGCCCGGGCCAAGATCCGGTTGATCCGCAGTTTCGACCCCACCACACCGGACGGTGCGGACGTGGCCGACCCCTACTACGGCGAGCACAGCGACTTCGAGACCGTGTACGCGCAGGTGAGCGCCGCCGTCGACGGGTTGGTGGCATACGTGCGGGCGGAACTGGAGGAGCGATGA
- a CDS encoding fructosamine kinase family protein: MRNWRKTDFPHPDAALAEADGLRWLAEADGGARVAQVRHVEAGVLDLEHVATGRGTPAMARAFGAALARTHAAGAPSFGYVPGSTGGFMAGAPMPGSDAATWGEFYADARVLPFVRRAEADGAFSERELGVFTELADRLRSGQFDHEQPGLLRDGGVAVARLHGDLWSGNVLWGAGDTGGEVVLIDATAHGGHAETDLAMLDLFGAPHLEEILAGYQEVSSLAEGWQDRVALHQVNPLLVHTVLFGGGYAQAAVAAAARYL; this comes from the coding sequence ATGAGGAATTGGCGCAAGACCGACTTTCCGCACCCGGACGCTGCCCTCGCCGAGGCCGATGGCCTGCGATGGCTGGCAGAGGCCGACGGCGGTGCGCGGGTGGCGCAGGTGCGTCACGTCGAGGCGGGGGTGCTGGACCTGGAGCATGTGGCCACCGGCCGCGGTACGCCTGCGATGGCCCGGGCGTTCGGCGCGGCGTTGGCTCGCACCCACGCGGCTGGTGCGCCGAGCTTCGGCTACGTCCCTGGATCGACCGGCGGTTTCATGGCCGGTGCGCCGATGCCCGGATCTGACGCCGCCACCTGGGGTGAGTTCTACGCGGACGCACGGGTGCTGCCGTTCGTGCGCCGGGCGGAGGCGGACGGGGCGTTCAGCGAGCGCGAGTTGGGTGTCTTCACCGAACTGGCTGATCGGCTCCGGTCGGGGCAGTTTGACCATGAGCAGCCGGGGCTGCTGCGCGACGGTGGAGTCGCCGTCGCCCGCCTGCATGGCGACCTGTGGAGCGGCAACGTGCTCTGGGGCGCTGGCGATACCGGCGGCGAGGTGGTGCTGATCGATGCCACCGCGCACGGCGGGCATGCGGAGACGGACCTGGCGATGCTGGACCTGTTCGGGGCGCCGCACCTGGAGGAGATCCTGGCCGGGTATCAGGAGGTGTCGTCGCTCGCCGAGGGATGGCAAGACAGGGTGGCCCTGCACCAGGTGAACCCGCTGCTCGTGCACACGGTGCTCTTCGGTGGCGGCTACGCCCAGGCGGCCGTCGCCGCCGCCGCTCGCTACCTCTAA
- a CDS encoding alpha/beta fold hydrolase yields MHPTDSTHSSWSGHRTVRGGTVEVNSVTLGIEQFGDPADRLILCAGGTTMLSWPDELCAALARGGRHVVRYDLRDSGASLTLDPETPAYTLRDLGRVSHKG; encoded by the coding sequence ATGCATCCAACCGACTCAACTCATTCATCCTGGTCCGGGCACCGCACCGTCCGAGGTGGCACCGTCGAGGTGAACAGCGTGACGCTCGGGATCGAGCAGTTCGGCGACCCCGCGGACCGGCTCATCCTGTGCGCGGGCGGCACCACCATGCTCTCCTGGCCCGACGAGCTCTGCGCGGCCCTCGCGCGCGGCGGGCGGCACGTGGTGCGGTATGACCTGCGCGATTCGGGTGCGTCGCTCACCCTCGATCCCGAAACGCCGGCGTACACGCTGCGTGACCTAGGGCGCGTGTCTCATAAAGGTTGA